One segment of Acidianus sp. HS-5 DNA contains the following:
- a CDS encoding 4Fe-4S binding protein, with protein sequence MINYPIPLGRPSIGSSGLTGHWRLMRPEIDYSKCTKCRLCVIYCPENTIDLLEGFDVRIDYDYCKGCGVCAQICPQKAITMVQEVK encoded by the coding sequence ATGATTAACTATCCCATACCTTTAGGAAGACCCAGTATAGGTTCTTCCGGGCTTACCGGGCATTGGAGGTTAATGAGGCCCGAAATTGATTACTCCAAGTGCACAAAGTGTAGGCTTTGCGTAATTTATTGTCCGGAAAATACCATAGATTTACTGGAAGGCTTTGACGTCAGGATAGACTATGATTACTGTAAAGGTTGCGGAGTATGTGCTCAGATATGCCCTCAAAAAGCAATAACAATGGTTCAAGAGGTGAAGTGA
- a CDS encoding 2-oxoacid:acceptor oxidoreductase family protein, with protein sequence MKWEIVLRGRGGMGVVTAGETLVKAAVKEGKYGQSIPFFGGERRGAPVVSYVRLSDEPIYIHREIYNSDLVAVFDTSLFNIMNVLEGIKENGILLLNTKTPKKLWKNTYYVDAVEIADKLNLSIAGWKLVNMPIVGAIAKLTEMVKIDSVVEAIEEEFPGKMGESNAEAAKLGYEVVSSYD encoded by the coding sequence ATGAAATGGGAAATAGTTTTAAGAGGAAGAGGAGGAATGGGCGTTGTAACTGCTGGAGAAACACTAGTTAAGGCTGCAGTAAAAGAAGGAAAATACGGACAATCGATTCCATTCTTCGGAGGAGAAAGGAGAGGCGCACCGGTAGTCTCTTACGTAAGGCTCTCAGATGAACCGATTTATATTCATAGAGAAATATACAACTCAGACCTAGTGGCAGTTTTCGATACTTCCCTTTTTAATATAATGAACGTGCTGGAAGGAATTAAAGAGAACGGAATACTTCTTCTAAATACAAAGACTCCGAAGAAACTCTGGAAGAACACTTACTACGTTGACGCTGTCGAAATTGCTGACAAACTTAATCTATCAATAGCAGGGTGGAAGTTAGTAAACATGCCCATAGTTGGTGCAATAGCTAAGCTAACGGAAATGGTAAAGATAGACTCAGTAGTTGAGGCAATAGAGGAAGAGTTTCCCGGGAAAATGGGAGAGTCTAACGCTGAGGCGGCAAAGTTAGGTTATGAGGTGGTAAGCAGTTATGATTAA